In Ptychodera flava strain L36383 chromosome 17, AS_Pfla_20210202, whole genome shotgun sequence, one genomic interval encodes:
- the LOC139115635 gene encoding short transient receptor potential channel 7-like isoform X4, which translates to MRRRSFQHVTNFRILTNPVELSEESRKFLKAAEYGDLPTVRALLEDEDSTLNINCSDYKDRTAIEIATSNEHLEVVEYLLTYPNLEVRSIHEALMVAISKGYLRITEALLGHPMFKRSKDKIRLGSMSNYFQPEVHSSKFDNDVTAIMLAAHNNEIDIIQLFLQRGDVIPKPHHSLCHCTSCTNKRLFDPLKYSRSRINAYRGLSSSAYISLTSPDPILTAFQLSRDLIELSEIEKEFKNEYKNMAHQCMDYATDLLDMCQSTTEVEAILNQGENSDSQSDMQGNKNDQGLARLKLAINYNQKKFVAHPHCQHQLSTMWYSGIPNWRQRHSFTKSLIIVALFLFWPFMGVIYWIVPKSKIGTIIASPMVKFFTQASSHILFLILLFLQSLLIQYSYYDEDLLWLHDGKVRQSSMSALEILLLLWIVGMLWGEVKQIWDEGFWRYFSSFWNLLDIGMLNLYLASFTIRNVSYGKTSEALDYLKEQGPDIHRNSTEVMTHYYYVNPDRTMWDMDPILLAESLFALANVLSFTRMAYVLPASELLGPLQISLGRMVYDIVRFLVVFVVVFLAFFCALYNLYWAYNHIPSSNQDKFDTLGSTFMTLFWTLFGMSSRYDPIIDASLEHDLTQMVGTLLFAIYNAIMVIVFLNMLIAMMSNSYQEIENDEDVEWKFARAKLWISYFERGTTLPIPLNTVPSPKSFVYAFQWLTNRLCKKEEKEFQHVNLTDRRNGIYNIMNSGDFKLQENENSHSTATASFGSRVRTEGLFLQSTFSAIMRRLVKRYIFKLQRDKENDEISEGELEEIKQDISSLRFELKEELAHQSHRGARDSAAGIGTVVDSATSREVAALRRQVEALRRELGFALRVSHGDVHMV; encoded by the exons ATGCGTCGCCGATCATTTCAACATGTCACCAACTTCCGAATCTTGACAAATCCGGTCGAGCTTTCGGAAGAGAGTCGGAAATTCCTGAAAGCTGCCGAATATGGCGACCTGCCGACGGTGAGGGCGCTGTTGGAAGACGAGGACTCCACTCTGAATATTAACTGCAGCGACTACAAAGATAGAACTGCAATAGAAATTGCAACAAGCAACGAACATTTGGAGGTTGTAGAATATTTGCTCACATACCCAAATTTAGAAGTACGCAGTATCCACGAAGCACTCATGGTTGCTATAAGTAAAGGCTATCTCCGTATTACGGAGGCCCTCTTGGGCCACCCTATGTTCAAGAGAAGCAAGGACAAGATTCGACTTGGTAGTATGTCGAATTATTTCCAGCCGGAAGTTCACAGCTCCAAATTCGACAATGACGTCACGGCCATTATGCTTGCTGCCCACAACAATGAAATAGACATCATACAGCTGTTCTTGCAACGCGGAGATGTAATACCAAAACCACATCACAGTCTGTGTCACTGCACCAGCTGTACCAACAAAAGACTATTCGACCCTCTCAAGTATTCCAGGTCGCGTATCAATGCATACAGGGGACTGTCGTCGTCAGCGTATATCTCCCTCACGAGCCCTGATCCGATCCTGACTGCTTTTCAACTCAGTAGGGATCTTATAGAATTGTCAGAAATCGAAAAAGAGTTCAAG AATGAATACAAAAACATGGCGCACCAGTGTATGGACTACGCAACCGATCTACTCGACATGTGTCAAAGTACAACAGAAGTAGAAGCCATCTTGAATCAGGGCGAAAACTCTGACAGTCAATCCGATATGCAAGGCAATAAAAATGACCAGGGACTTGCCAGGCTTAAACTAGCCATCAATTATAACCAAAAGAAG TTTGTTGCTCATCCTCATTGTCAACATCAACTGTCTACAATGTGGTACTCAGGGATTCCAAACTGGAGACAGAGGCATTCGTTCACCAAGTCTCTCATCATTGTCGCACTGTTTCTCTTTTGGCCTTTCATGGGGGTCATTTATTGGATAGTCCCCAAAAGCAAG atTGGAACCATTATTGCAAGTCCCATGGTCAAGTTCTTCACTCAGGCATCGTCACATATTCTATTCCTTATATTACTGTTTCTACAGTCCTTGTTAATACAGTACAGCTATTACGACGAGGATTTGTTATGGCTACATGACGGCAAAGTTCGCCAGAGTTCCATGTCGGCCCTGGAGATCCTGCTTTTGCTGTGGATTGTGG GCATGCTATGGGGAGAGGTGAAGCAGATTTGGGACGAAGGTTTCTGGAGGTATTTTTCGTCATTTTGGAATCTTTTGGACATCGGAATGCTAAATCTTTATCTCGCGTCATTTACAATACGCAACGTATCATATGGCAAAACAAGTGAGGCCCTGGATTATTTGAAGGAACAAGGTCCGGATATTCATAGGAACTCGACGGAGGTGATGACGCATTACTATTACGTCAATCCGG ATCGAACTATGTGGGATATGGACCCGATACTTTTGGCAGAAAGCCTGTTCGCCTTGGCTAACGTGCTAAGCTTCACCAGGATGGCGTACGTCCTCCCGGCCAGCGAATTGCTCGGTCCGCTGCAGATCTCGCTCGGTAGAATGGTTTACGACATAGTCCGATTCTTAGTCGTTTTTGTCGTGGTATTTTTGGCGTTTTTCTGCGCTCTGTATAATCTCTACTGGGCGTATAATCACATACCATCGAGCAATCAAGACAAATTTGATAC gctGGGCAGTACGTTCATGACGTTGTTTTGGACACTGTTCGGCATGTCTTCGAGGTACGATCCGATCATCGACGCCAGCTTGGAACATGATCTCACACAGATGGTTGGCACGCTGCTCTTTGCCATCTACAACGCCATCATGGTGATAGTGTTCCTCAACATGCTTATAGCTATGATGAGCAATTCGTATCAGGAGATTGAG AATGACGAGGACGTTGAGTGGAAGTTTGCGCGAGCCAAACTATGGATCTCATATTTTGAAAGAGGCACGACTCTGCCAATCCCGTTGAACACTGTTCCCAGCCCGAAGTCGTTCGTTTATGCATTCCAATGGCTAACAAACAGACTATGCAAGAAGGAAGAAAAGGAGTTTCAGCACGTCAATTTGACCGACAGG AGAAATGGCATCTACAACATCATGAACTCCGGAGACTTTAAACTTCAAGAGAATGAAAATAGCCACTCG ACAGCAACCGCTTCATTTGGGTCGCGTGTTCGCACCGAGGGGCTTTTTCTGCAAAGCACATTCTCC GCTATTATGCGGCGATTGGTTAAACGgtacatattcaaattacagcgaGACAAAGAGAATGATGAGATAAGCGAAG GCGAACTGGAAGAAATCAAACAGGACATATCTAGTCTCAGATTCGAACTCAAAGAGGAACTAGCTCACCAATCTCATCGAGGAGCGAGGGATTCCGCGGCGGGAATTGGTACGGTGGTTGACAGCGCCACCTCCAGAGAAGTGGCCGCCTTACGCCGTCAAGTGGAAGCCCTCCGGCGCGAGCTCGGTTTTGCGTTGCGAGTATCCCACGGTGATGTGCACATGGTCTGA